A single Candidatus Nealsonbacteria bacterium DNA region contains:
- a CDS encoding co-chaperone GroES, which translates to MKIKPLSDHVLIEPIKEEEKTKSGILLPETVEKEKPEQGKVIAVGPGKKTSSGKIIPLEIKVGDKVLFTKYGPNEIKVDNKEYLIAKQEDILAIFE; encoded by the coding sequence ATGAAAATTAAACCCCTTTCAGACCATGTTTTAATTGAACCGATTAAAGAAGAAGAAAAAACCAAAAGTGGAATTTTGTTGCCCGAAACAGTAGAAAAAGAAAAACCAGAACAAGGAAAGGTTATTGCTGTTGGGCCCGGCAAAAAAACTTCTTCTGGTAAAATTATTCCCTTAGAAATAAAAGTTGGCGATAAGGTTTTATTTACCAAATACGGTCCCAATGAAATAAAGGTCGATAATAAAGAATATTTAATCGCCAAACAAGAAGACATTTTGGCGATATTTGAATAA
- a CDS encoding type II secretion system GspH family protein, which produces MKGIFKAQKAHAPSSSKGFTLIELLIVIAIIGILASIVLVGLGGARDRARDARIIMAIAQMRTQAAIWESPRATFVGLRCTPTPAQPAEMAGLCDDITANGGHGSPALGPIPIRTSAREYCIFSRLNATPARWFCTDEGRALETTTDPTTTCPAAATILNCPAS; this is translated from the coding sequence ATGAAAGGAATTTTTAAAGCTCAAAAGGCACATGCCCCGAGTTCATCAAAGGGTTTCACTCTTATTGAACTTTTGATTGTTATTGCTATTATCGGTATTTTGGCTTCTATTGTTTTGGTTGGCTTGGGCGGAGCCAGAGACAGGGCTAGGGATGCCCGGATTATAATGGCTATAGCCCAAATGAGAACACAGGCCGCTATTTGGGAATCACCAAGAGCAACTTTTGTTGGCCTTAGGTGTACCCCAACCCCAGCTCAGCCAGCTGAAATGGCTGGCCTTTGCGATGATATTACTGCTAACGGCGGTCATGGTTCTCCGGCTCTTGGGCCGATTCCCATCAGAACCAGCGCAAGAGAGTATTGTATTTTCAGCAGGTTAAATGCAACACCAGCTCGTTGGTTTTGCACTGATGAGGGAAGAGCGCTTGAAACCACGACCGATCCAACTACTACTTGCCCGGCCGCTGCCACTATTCTAAATTGTCCTGCTTCTTAA
- a CDS encoding prepilin peptidase encodes MLSFFQPPFFEPFFYPLFFFFGLAVGSFLNCLIYRLEKNEALFWGRSYCPNCRYVLSWQDLIPLFSFFLLKGKCRYCRQKISWQYPLVEISTAAIFLLIFNFFTPLDNFVSNGARFSIFNFLNLIYYWLIASFLIVIFVYDLKHYIIPDRIIYSAIGIALIFNFQFLIFNQFSIFKFSILSGLGAAIFFLTIVLISGGKWMGIGDIKLAFLMGLILGWPNILVALFLAFLLGAFIGAILLISRKKTLKSEIPFGPFLVSGTFISIFFGPQIISFYLNLFLI; translated from the coding sequence ATGTTGTCTTTTTTTCAGCCCCCCTTTTTTGAACCCTTTTTTTATCCTCTTTTTTTCTTTTTCGGCTTGGCAGTCGGCAGTTTTTTGAATTGTTTAATTTATCGGCTGGAAAAAAATGAAGCCCTGTTTTGGGGCCGTTCTTATTGTCCTAATTGCCGTTATGTTTTATCTTGGCAAGACCTCATTCCCCTTTTTAGCTTCTTTCTTTTGAAAGGAAAATGCCGTTACTGCCGTCAAAAAATTTCCTGGCAGTATCCTTTGGTTGAAATATCAACGGCGGCGATATTTCTTTTAATTTTCAATTTTTTCACCCCGTTAGATAATTTCGTATCTAACGGGGCAAGATTTTCAATTTTTAATTTTCTAAACCTAATTTATTACTGGCTAATCGCTTCTTTTTTAATTGTTATTTTCGTCTACGATTTAAAACATTATATCATTCCCGACCGGATTATTTATTCTGCCATTGGAATAGCCCTAATTTTTAATTTTCAATTTTTAATTTTCAATCAATTTTCAATTTTCAAATTTTCAATTTTAAGCGGTTTAGGCGCGGCAATTTTTTTTCTGACAATAGTTTTGATTTCGGGCGGTAAATGGATGGGAATAGGAGATATAAAGTTAGCTTTTTTAATGGGATTGATTTTGGGCTGGCCGAATATTTTAGTTGCCCTATTTTTGGCTTTTTTACTTGGAGCTTTTATAGGCGCAATTCTGCTCATTAGCCGGAAAAAAACCTTAAAATCAGAGATTCCTTTCGGCCCATTTTTGGTTAGCGGCACTTTTATTTCAATTTTTTTTGGGCCCCAAATAATTTCTTTTTACTTAAACCTATTTTTAATTTAA